One stretch of Rosistilla oblonga DNA includes these proteins:
- a CDS encoding carboxypeptidase-like regulatory domain-containing protein produces MVDEKKFRVPFLLVLFLSAVPLAMGCSSSDTSNTGTVAGSVNYNGSSLGEGASVVFMDMTTGFTCAGVTDAEGKFQLESINDGNLPIGSYGVMVRPGGTMDMAAMEQASSAEDAMNDAGIAKPAAVKFPSKYNDLATSGLSFEVQQGANEMQIELVD; encoded by the coding sequence GTGGTCGATGAAAAAAAGTTCCGCGTCCCATTTCTGCTCGTTCTGTTTCTGTCCGCTGTGCCGTTAGCAATGGGATGTTCATCGAGCGATACCTCCAACACGGGAACCGTCGCGGGAAGCGTCAACTACAACGGTAGCTCTCTCGGCGAGGGAGCGTCGGTCGTCTTCATGGACATGACAACGGGATTCACATGTGCTGGTGTGACCGATGCCGAAGGGAAGTTCCAATTGGAATCGATTAACGATGGCAATCTGCCAATCGGCAGTTACGGAGTAATGGTTCGGCCTGGCGGAACGATGGATATGGCGGCGATGGAACAAGCTTCCAGCGCCGAGGATGCGATGAACGATGCGGGGATCGCCAAGCCAGCGGCCGTGAAATTTCCCTCCAAGTACAATGATCTGGCGACTAGCGGGCTGTCGTTTGAGGTCCAGCAAGGGGCTAACGAAATGCAGATCGAACTCGTCGATTGA